Proteins co-encoded in one Medicago truncatula cultivar Jemalong A17 chromosome 8, MtrunA17r5.0-ANR, whole genome shotgun sequence genomic window:
- the LOC11442449 gene encoding ammonium transporter 3 member 1 — MAAPPVNTLPVAYQAWTSLAVPDWLNKGDNSWQMISATLVGIQSMPGLVILYGSIVKKKWAVNSAFMALYAFAAVIICWVTWAYKMSFGEKLLPFWGKAGPALGQKFLIRQAGLPATVHYHHDGSLETAEIEPFYPMATMVWFQCVFAAISLVILAGSVLARMNFKAWMMFVPLWLTFSYTIGAFSLWGGGFLFQWGVMDYSGGYVIHLSSGIAGFTAAYWVGPRSKKDRERFPPNNVLLTLAGAGLLWMGWAGFNGGDPYSANIDSSMAVLNTNICAATSLLVWTWLDVIFFKKPSVIGAVQGMITGLVCITPGAGLVQGWAAIVMGVLSGSVPWYTMMVLGKKISIFQKVDDTLAVFHTHAVAGLLGGVLTGLFAEPQLSTLFLPVTNSKGGVYGGSGGVQILKQIVGALFIVGWNIVATSIICLVISFIVPLRMTEEELLIGDDAVHGEEAYALWGDGEKLSLYKDDTTQHGMASSGVTQVV, encoded by the exons ATGGCTGCTCCACCGGTAAACACATTACCGGTAGCATACCAAGCATGGACAAGTCTAGCAGTACCAGACTGGTTAAACAAAGGAGACAACTCATGGCAAATGATATCAGCTACCCTTGTTGGAATTCAAAGCATGCCAGGACTAGTTATCCTCTATGGCAGCATAGTGAAAAAGAAATGGGCTGTAAACTCTGCTTTCATGGCTCTCTACGCTTTCGCGGCGGTTATAATCTGTTGGGTTACATGGGCTTATAAGATGTCATTTGGTGAAAAACTTTTACCCTTTTGGGGTAAAGCTGGCCCTGCTTTAGGCCAGAAATTTCTAATCAGACAGGCAGGGCTACCCGCGACGGTGCATTATCATCATGACGGTAGTTTGGAGACTGCTGAGATTGAACCATTTTATCCAATGGCTACTATGGTTTGGTTTCAGTGTGTTTTTGCTGCTATTTCACTTGTTATATTGGCTGGTTCTGTTTTGGCTAGGATGAATTTTAAGGCTTGGATGATGTTTGTGCCACTTTggttaactttttcttatactATTGGTGCTTTTAGTTTGTGGGGTGGTGGTTTCTTGTTTCAATGGGGTGTTATGGATTATTCTGGTGGTTATGTTATTCATCTTTCTTCTGGGATTGCTGGTTTCACCGCTGCTTATTGG gTGGGGCCTAGATCGAAGAAGGACAGGGAGAGATTCCCACCAAACAATGTGTTACTAACGTTGGCAGGGGCAGGGTTACTATGGATGGGATGGGCAGGTTTCAACGGTGGAGATCCCTACTCTGCCAACATTGATTCATCAATGGCTGTTCTCAACACAAACATTTGTGCTGCTACAAGCCTCCTTGTATGGACATGGCTTGATGTCATATTCTTCAAAAAACCATCAGTTATTGGAGCTGTTCAAGGCATGATTACTGGTCTTGTTTGCATTACTCCCGGAGCTG GTTTGGTTCAAGGATGGGCTGCCATAGTAATGGGAGTGCTATCAGGAAGTGTGCCATGGTACACAATGATGGTACTTGGAAAGAAGATATCAATATTTCAAAAGGTTGATGACACCCTCGCCGTGTTCCACACTCATGCCGTGGCTGGCCTACTAGGCGGTGTACTCACCGGCCTATTCGCCGAGCCACAATTAAGTACTCTCTTTCTCCCCGTCACCAATTCCAAAGGAGGTGTCTATGGAGGCTCTGGTGGTGtccaaattttaaaacaaatagttGGAGCTTTATTCATCGTTGGATGGAACATTGTTGCTACTTCAATAATTTGTCTAGTTATAAGTTTCATTGTTCCTTTAAGAATGACGGAGGAAGAGTTGCTCATTGGGGATGATGCAGTTCATGGGGAAGAAGCTTATGCTTTATGGGGTGATGGAGAGAAACTTAGTCTCTACAAAGATGATACTACACAACATGGCATGGCTTCAAGTGGTGTCACTCAAGTTGTCTAG